TCAATGttctaaaattaattttagaattttttacCTCAGCTCTCCGCTTGAATCGATAATAAAAACGGAGATGTTCTACTTTCATTGCTTAAGTTGTGTTTTCCCCTTAGAATGACTGGGTGTTGCAGTTCATCGACTTTTACAAGAACATAGTTTTTAATAGCTCCATACAAATGagcttaattttttgtttcatctttCATTTCAAAACAGCAAAAGATGCCaactaaaaaaatgaactcaaAGTTTGTATTTTTGCGCGTATAACGATGTCAAAGCAATATTCAGTTTGAAGATACTttcgccaaaaaaaaacaaacacctCTCAAGTCTCAACGAAAAGGCGCGCGCATTGTCTGCTTTTTTCGGCTATTACTGCATTGCCACATCGGCAGTTAAAAATCGTGAGAAAAATTTGCGAATTGAATATTCGAAGTTGagatttgaaaagaaaaaaaaaggaaaaatataagagaatgaaaatagaGGATGGAAAATTTATTAAATCGGAATCAAAATCAGATCTATTACTTGTCATCCACCGTTGCGTCAGGGGTACTTGTAGGGTCGCAGGGTCAGGGGTTAACGTAAATGCGTACCAAAGAAAGATAGCATGTGCCTCAAATGAATACAAATACAACCTCAGAAATCTACCTCAGAAGTCTACCATGTGTGACTACTATACATTGGTAATTCAAAGTCTCTGTTGAAATAAGCTTGTGGAAGTTCAAGGTTTGTGTGCCATCAGAAGAAAGTATTTGCGTTTAAAATGAAGTTCTATCTCTTGTGGGTCGTGTGTGGTCTCTAATGCTTTCTGGACACTAGAGAACACATCAAATAGATATAAAACTATGCAATGTGGAATAATTAGTATTTTTCTTACTTTGATGTAAATTCTTGCAGAATTTCATGACCAGCTGAGTCCCCATTGGCTTTACAGTAATTATTGTAAGAGCACCATGACGTTAAGTACTCAACGAACCCGGCCAGGGTTAGATTCTCCTCTTTCCAAACTTCTTCTCTGGAGAAAATAATTAGAGTAACATCGTATAGTACAAGAAGTTATTTAAAGGCTACTTACCGCACGAAATCTGGATACGGAAGGTTAATATCAGCGTACTCGTTTTCCGTATGTTTAACACCACTAGCCCAATAAGGACCAAGTCGATCACTATAAAACTTTACATGAAAAATTGCGTATTACCACAATTCATAACGAAAAGGAAActgagaacaaaaaaatgttactTACAAATTTTAGTGCAGCAAAAAGCTCTTCCGATTTTGTCGGATGCAAAAATACAACCGGAGGTCCGTAGCTAAATAATGCGACGACTCCATTGGAGCATAGCACTCTGTCAACCTCTTTGAAAAACATTGGCAGGTCAAACCAATGGGCACACACACCCGCGTTAACAATCTGTACTGAACCATCTTCGACAGGAGACTGCTCTGCTGGGCAGACTCTATCAATGgtaacgaaacaaaaattatattaaaagctggaaataattaatcaaaaaaattaacgGTGCACAATTTCCCGAATGATTACCGGAATTCGATGTTAGAAGGGAGATTTTGTGATTTTGC
This sequence is a window from Daphnia magna isolate NIES linkage group LG7, ASM2063170v1.1, whole genome shotgun sequence. Protein-coding genes within it:
- the LOC116934289 gene encoding putative methyltransferase DDB_G0268948 isoform X3, coding for MYSIFYTSSILLQSPTAAFTKKRMAKEWSQRGYESTVIASRYVDFRPKPPQQLTERIVEFLKEKYPGDLSLCLDVGCGSGQCSVLLSPHFEKVLATDISCSQIDVAKSQNLPSNIEFRVCPAEQSPVEDGSVQIVNAGVCAHWFDLPMFFKEVDRVLCSNGVVALFSYGPPVVFLHPTKSEELFAALKFFYSDRLGPYWASGVKHTENEYADINLPYPDFVREEVWKEENLTLAGFVEYLTSWCSYNNYCKANGDSAGHEILQEFTSNVQKALETTHDPQEIELHFKRKYFLLMAHKP